In Methylomonas sp. ZR1, one DNA window encodes the following:
- the rpe gene encoding ribulose-phosphate 3-epimerase — MADNLIAPSILSADFARLGEEVVNVLNAGADIVHFDVMDNHFVPNLTIGPLVCEALRKHGVTAPIDVHLMVEPVDRIIPDFAKAGASYITFHPEASRHIDRSLQMIRDLGCKSGLVFNPGTPLHYLEHVLDKVDMILLMSVNPGFGGQSFIPSALDKLRQARKIIDDSGLDIRLEIDGGVNVANIREIKEAGADTFVAGSAIFGKPDYKKVIDDMRAELAAAK; from the coding sequence ATGGCTGACAATCTGATTGCACCTTCCATACTCTCCGCAGACTTCGCACGCTTGGGCGAAGAAGTTGTTAATGTCTTAAATGCGGGCGCAGACATTGTGCATTTCGATGTGATGGACAACCATTTTGTGCCCAATCTGACTATCGGTCCCTTGGTTTGCGAAGCGCTACGCAAGCATGGCGTTACCGCCCCAATTGACGTCCATTTGATGGTGGAACCGGTAGACCGCATCATCCCGGATTTCGCTAAAGCCGGCGCCAGCTACATTACTTTCCACCCCGAAGCCTCCAGACACATTGACCGTTCACTGCAAATGATCAGAGACTTGGGTTGCAAATCCGGTCTGGTATTCAACCCAGGCACCCCGTTGCATTACCTGGAGCACGTACTCGACAAAGTCGATATGATTTTGCTGATGTCGGTCAACCCCGGATTCGGTGGCCAATCTTTCATTCCATCCGCGCTGGATAAATTGCGCCAAGCCAGAAAAATTATCGACGACAGCGGTTTGGATATCCGCCTGGAAATCGACGGCGGCGTAAACGTGGCTAATATTCGTGAAATCAAGGAAGCCGGTGCGGACACCTTCGTTGCAGGCTCGGCTATTTTCGGCAAACCGGATTATAAAAAAGTCATCGACGACATGCGCGCGGAATTAGCCGCAGCCAAATAA
- a CDS encoding ammonium transporter, with translation MLMAYSLMLPQQAWAEGINQANTAWVLTSTALVLFMTIPGLSLFYGGLVRSKNVLSVLMQCFAITCLVSLLWLAGVYSFVFADGGSWQPFLGSGSKIFLPDMNTQTLIGDIPETVFFMFQMTFAIITPALIVGAFAERMKFSAMLWFSGLWLIVVYMPICHWIWGNGWLAAMGAKDFAGGIVIHVNAGVASLVAALVLGRRKGFPTVAMPPHNMTMVVTGAGMLWFGWFGFNGGSALKADGSAGMAIAVTHIAAAAGALTWMTIEWLRFSKPSVLGIVTGMVAGLGTITPASGFVGPMGGLVIGIVAGAVCFYATQFVKRRLKIDDSLDVFPVHGVGGCVGSILTGVFAAESFGGLGLNGVTIAEQVGVQTLAVLVTAAWSALFSYVLLKLIGVFIGLRVSEDEEQQGLDIVLHEETGYHNL, from the coding sequence ATGCTAATGGCATACAGCTTGATGTTGCCGCAGCAGGCTTGGGCCGAAGGCATTAACCAAGCCAACACCGCTTGGGTTTTAACCTCCACCGCGCTGGTTTTATTCATGACCATTCCTGGCCTGTCGCTGTTTTATGGCGGTTTGGTCAGAAGCAAGAACGTGCTGTCGGTATTGATGCAATGTTTTGCGATTACCTGTCTGGTATCGCTACTGTGGCTGGCCGGTGTATACAGCTTCGTATTTGCCGATGGCGGCAGCTGGCAGCCGTTTTTGGGGAGCGGCAGCAAGATTTTTCTGCCGGACATGAACACGCAAACTTTGATCGGCGATATTCCGGAAACCGTGTTTTTCATGTTTCAAATGACTTTTGCGATTATTACCCCGGCCTTGATCGTTGGCGCGTTTGCCGAACGGATGAAGTTTTCAGCCATGCTGTGGTTTAGCGGACTTTGGCTGATTGTGGTGTATATGCCGATTTGCCATTGGATATGGGGCAACGGCTGGCTGGCGGCGATGGGTGCGAAGGACTTCGCCGGCGGGATTGTGATTCACGTCAACGCCGGGGTGGCATCTCTGGTGGCGGCATTAGTGTTGGGGCGCCGTAAAGGCTTTCCCACGGTGGCGATGCCGCCGCACAATATGACCATGGTCGTGACCGGTGCCGGGATGCTTTGGTTCGGCTGGTTCGGCTTCAACGGTGGTAGCGCGTTAAAAGCCGACGGCAGTGCCGGGATGGCGATTGCCGTGACGCATATCGCCGCGGCCGCCGGTGCTTTAACCTGGATGACCATTGAATGGCTGCGTTTTAGTAAGCCCAGTGTTTTAGGTATCGTCACCGGGATGGTCGCCGGCTTGGGCACCATTACGCCGGCCTCTGGATTTGTCGGGCCCATGGGTGGTTTGGTTATTGGTATTGTGGCTGGCGCCGTGTGTTTTTACGCCACGCAATTCGTCAAACGCCGTTTGAAAATCGACGATTCCTTGGACGTGTTTCCGGTACATGGCGTCGGCGGCTGCGTCGGTTCGATTTTAACCGGCGTGTTTGCTGCTGAAAGTTTCGGCGGCTTGGGATTGAACGGCGTGACTATTGCCGAGCAAGTCGGCGTGCAAACGCTTGCGGTTTTAGTGACGGCGGCCTGGAGCGCTTTGTTCAGCTATGTTTTATTGAAACTCATCGGCGTGTTCATCGGTTTGCGCGTCAGCGAAGACGAAGAGCAGCAAGGTCTGGATATTGTGTTGCACGAAGAAACCGGCTATCACAATCTGTAA
- a CDS encoding P-II family nitrogen regulator, whose product MKLITAIIKPFKLDDVREALSEIGVAGVTATEVKGFGRQKGHTELYRGAEYVVDFLPKVKLEIAVAEHVVDQAVETIVKAANTGKIGDGKIFVTNLEQIIRIRTGETGEDAI is encoded by the coding sequence CAAGCTGGACGACGTCAGGGAAGCCTTGTCCGAGATCGGGGTGGCGGGTGTAACGGCAACCGAAGTAAAAGGCTTTGGCAGGCAAAAAGGCCATACCGAGTTATATCGCGGCGCCGAATACGTGGTGGATTTTCTGCCTAAGGTCAAGCTGGAAATCGCCGTGGCGGAACACGTTGTCGACCAAGCCGTGGAAACCATCGTCAAAGCCGCAAACACCGGCAAAATTGGTGACGGTAAGATTTTTGTGACCAACCTGGAACAGATTATCCGTATCAGAACCGGCGAGACCGGAGAAGACGCTATCTAA
- a CDS encoding response regulator, whose protein sequence is MVNNILVIDDDPAVRGAFKLILEEEGYRVREAENGLQGIAMVEADRPDLIFLDLRMPGIDGVETLRRLKALDTSLNVYIVTAFAAEFMDQLKDAHEEGLQFELASKPLSASQIRNIAQVVHIAKVHEERRANHHKLVLTLYVVSLNPETRRLVEQISAVLAGIYEPGHWVFDVVEVLGMPEKALEKEIFATPMLVRDLPEPVLKLLGDLSRMSSVMAAITTQNVGTGVQTVIV, encoded by the coding sequence ATGGTAAACAACATTCTGGTGATTGACGACGACCCGGCGGTACGCGGCGCCTTCAAGCTGATTCTGGAAGAAGAAGGCTATCGCGTGCGCGAAGCCGAGAACGGTCTACAAGGTATCGCCATGGTGGAAGCCGATCGTCCCGACTTGATATTTCTGGACTTACGCATGCCCGGCATAGACGGCGTGGAGACCTTACGCCGCCTGAAGGCATTGGACACCAGCTTGAATGTCTATATCGTCACGGCCTTTGCCGCCGAATTCATGGATCAACTGAAAGACGCCCATGAAGAAGGCTTGCAATTCGAGCTGGCCAGCAAACCCTTGTCGGCGTCGCAAATCCGCAATATCGCCCAAGTGGTGCATATCGCCAAAGTTCACGAAGAACGCCGGGCCAACCACCATAAGCTGGTTTTGACCTTATACGTGGTGTCGCTGAATCCGGAAACCCGCAGGCTGGTGGAGCAAATCAGCGCGGTGCTGGCCGGCATATACGAACCCGGCCATTGGGTATTCGACGTAGTCGAAGTATTGGGCATGCCGGAAAAGGCACTGGAAAAAGAAATCTTTGCCACGCCGATGCTGGTGCGCGACCTGCCGGAACCGGTGTTGAAACTGCTAGGCGATCTTTCGCGAATGTCGTCGGTGATGGCGGCCATCACTACCCAAAATGTTGGTACAGGTGTGCAGACAGTGATCGTTTGA
- a CDS encoding autotransporter domain-containing protein: MPPMSSRQCLNRAIRPLALSSKEVLLAAAAALSFAPFSVQAWTLDFSSRSYNFNEADGIVQANVSLASSSGDYGGCTISGDVVAAGGSATAGSDYNISSGTFSFSVPFLFGGSHADSAPVSINIIDDALVESTETVTLSLQNVTPSCTGDSVSAGASAVASIADNDVAPPPTTPTTPTTPTTPITSTPNLTADPTFTPNQQAIYEGLTSACSGAGGDLLARCNEINNADLNAVIPDAVAAQGAAAVDFGYKQFSVVHGRIVNLRNSQQQSASLLGYSTINVNGETIPVGKALMTALGPARGGAAGDDPNEQPFRDSPLGFFLKGQFNVGEKANTGSERGFKADRKAVTFGLDYSVMDELVLGAAFGYGSTDTNYNLNSGSMSTDAYEFSSYGSYFLPQSFYIDWIMSYALHSFDINRRIQYTGFDNTATSSANGDQYGFSLGFGKDFALQSFVINPYVRLDYSKTEVDSYQESGGGGLAMEFAGQSIDSATSTIGGQASNAISTSWGVLSPGVRFEWVHQYLDESRLIQARFSQAAAGAGRFSVKTDTPDRDYFNIGTSLALSLPEGRAGFLRYEYRLGQAYITDHTIELGARIPF; encoded by the coding sequence ATGCCGCCGATGTCTTCGCGCCAGTGCTTAAACCGGGCAATTCGACCCCTTGCATTGAGTTCCAAGGAAGTATTGCTGGCAGCGGCGGCCGCTTTATCTTTCGCGCCATTTTCAGTACAAGCTTGGACTCTGGATTTTTCTTCCAGGTCCTATAACTTTAACGAAGCGGATGGTATTGTCCAGGCTAACGTTAGTCTGGCTAGCAGCTCGGGTGATTATGGCGGCTGCACCATAAGCGGCGATGTCGTCGCTGCCGGCGGCAGTGCAACCGCAGGCAGTGACTACAATATTTCGAGCGGCACCTTTTCTTTCAGTGTTCCCTTTTTGTTTGGCGGGTCTCATGCCGATAGTGCGCCGGTATCCATCAATATTATCGATGATGCATTGGTAGAAAGCACTGAAACTGTGACCTTATCTCTTCAGAATGTAACGCCAAGCTGTACCGGTGATTCGGTGTCGGCGGGCGCGTCAGCAGTCGCCAGCATCGCGGACAACGACGTCGCTCCGCCCCCCACCACGCCAACGACGCCCACTACGCCCACTACGCCAATAACCTCGACGCCCAACTTAACCGCCGATCCGACCTTTACCCCTAATCAGCAAGCAATTTACGAAGGTTTAACCAGTGCTTGCTCGGGAGCTGGCGGCGATTTATTGGCCCGCTGCAATGAAATAAACAACGCCGACCTGAATGCGGTGATTCCGGATGCGGTGGCGGCGCAAGGTGCGGCGGCTGTAGATTTTGGTTACAAGCAATTTTCCGTGGTGCATGGCCGCATCGTTAATCTGCGCAACTCCCAACAGCAAAGCGCCTCCTTACTGGGTTATTCCACCATTAATGTCAACGGCGAAACCATACCGGTCGGCAAGGCTTTGATGACAGCACTAGGCCCCGCTCGGGGCGGGGCGGCTGGGGATGATCCAAACGAACAGCCGTTTCGCGATAGCCCGTTAGGTTTCTTTCTGAAAGGTCAATTCAACGTCGGCGAAAAAGCCAATACCGGCAGCGAACGGGGCTTCAAAGCCGACAGAAAGGCGGTTACCTTCGGTCTGGATTACAGTGTTATGGATGAATTGGTGTTGGGTGCGGCCTTCGGTTACGGCTCTACCGATACCAATTACAATTTAAACAGCGGCAGTATGTCGACCGATGCGTACGAGTTTTCGTCGTATGGCAGTTATTTCCTGCCGCAGTCATTTTATATCGACTGGATTATGAGCTATGCGCTGCATTCCTTCGATATCAATCGGCGCATCCAATATACCGGATTCGATAATACGGCTACCAGTAGCGCTAATGGCGACCAGTACGGCTTTAGTTTGGGGTTTGGTAAAGATTTTGCGCTGCAAAGTTTTGTGATTAATCCCTATGTGAGGCTGGATTACAGCAAAACCGAAGTGGATAGCTATCAGGAAAGCGGCGGTGGTGGTTTAGCCATGGAGTTTGCCGGCCAATCTATCGATTCGGCGACATCGACTATCGGCGGTCAAGCCAGTAACGCGATCAGTACCTCTTGGGGTGTGTTGTCACCCGGCGTGCGTTTCGAATGGGTGCATCAGTATCTGGACGAAAGCCGTTTGATTCAGGCGCGCTTTAGTCAGGCGGCTGCCGGTGCCGGCAGATTCAGCGTAAAAACCGATACGCCGGATCGCGACTATTTCAATATCGGTACGTCGTTGGCATTGAGTTTGCCGGAAGGTCGGGCGGGCTTTTTACGATACGAATACCGCTTAGGGCAGGCCTATATTACCGATCACACTATCGAGTTGGGAGCGAGAATTCCGTTTTAA
- a CDS encoding EAL domain-containing protein, translated as MPQTLKQLNLILDTITDGVMVVDPQGSVIYANQAAEQLLERGSLIGHSLAIPISADKIQFQDINLIRPSGIAWAELRSTPLEWEGAPAYVIGLRDITARKQAEIALQESELLFHTLSKIAPVGIFRTNEKGECDYVNHRWCEITGLHFIDSHGDGWIAGLLAEDRDAVIAEWQRCVSALQPFNMQYRFQLADGSVRWVVGRAEPELDETGGLCGYVGTITDISDIKANEERLGQAAAVFESTREGVMITDAQRRITMVNKAFSNITGYDNRDVIGHSPSILSSGRHNADFYREMWANIATTDHWQGEIWNRRKSGEVYPELLSISTVRDGKGEISHYVGVFADISKLKASEMELEFLAHHDPLTKLPNRMLFLSRLQHNIEKARRQANKMAVLMLDLDRFKDVNDSFGHLAGDDLLQMVAERLTTRLRTSDTICRLGGDEFVVLLEEVNQPETVAHVATQIINALNQTWQLPSGHEVRIGVSVGIAMFPEHGASPDELIQQADTALYQAKNEGRNRFKYFSEDLTRAARERIDIEIRLRQAIEQGELRVFFQPQICIENGAIIGAEALVRWQTASGELIPPLRFIPIAEETGLITSIGNWVLRETCHHGQRWRQAGFPALRLAVNLSPQQFLHSDISDVVARILAETGFPAECLELELTESALMKREKEAIEILHKLHGLGVHLAIDDFGTGYSSLAYLKLFPLDVLKIDKSFIEDIPKHTDDMEITATIIAMAKTLRMRVVAEGVETAEQLAFLKSRQCDLYQGYLVSKPLPIAEFEKFLTDYALNKNIEPVMSA; from the coding sequence ATGCCACAAACACTCAAACAACTCAATCTGATCCTGGACACCATTACCGACGGCGTAATGGTGGTCGACCCGCAAGGCAGCGTTATTTATGCCAATCAAGCCGCAGAACAATTGCTGGAACGCGGCAGCCTGATCGGCCATTCCCTGGCAATTCCGATTTCCGCCGACAAAATTCAATTTCAAGACATCAACCTGATTCGCCCCAGCGGCATAGCCTGGGCCGAACTGCGCTCCACGCCGCTGGAATGGGAAGGCGCGCCGGCCTATGTCATCGGACTGCGCGACATCACGGCCCGTAAGCAAGCGGAAATCGCGTTGCAGGAAAGCGAGCTACTTTTTCATACGCTATCGAAGATTGCCCCGGTCGGTATTTTTCGCACCAACGAAAAAGGTGAGTGCGATTACGTCAACCATCGCTGGTGCGAAATCACCGGCTTGCATTTTATCGATTCGCACGGTGACGGCTGGATAGCCGGTTTGCTTGCCGAAGACCGCGATGCGGTGATTGCCGAATGGCAGCGTTGCGTATCCGCCTTGCAGCCCTTCAATATGCAATACCGTTTTCAACTGGCGGACGGCAGTGTGCGCTGGGTGGTGGGCCGCGCCGAACCGGAACTGGACGAAACGGGCGGATTGTGCGGTTACGTCGGCACCATTACCGATATTTCCGACATCAAAGCCAACGAAGAGCGCTTGGGACAAGCCGCCGCCGTATTTGAAAGCACCCGAGAGGGCGTGATGATTACCGACGCCCAACGCCGAATCACGATGGTCAACAAGGCCTTTAGCAACATCACCGGTTACGATAATCGGGATGTGATCGGTCATAGCCCCAGCATCTTAAGTTCCGGCCGCCACAACGCCGATTTTTACCGGGAAATGTGGGCCAATATTGCCACTACGGATCATTGGCAAGGCGAAATCTGGAATCGCCGCAAGTCCGGCGAGGTGTATCCGGAATTGTTGAGCATCAGCACCGTGCGCGACGGCAAAGGCGAGATCAGCCACTACGTGGGTGTGTTTGCCGACATTTCCAAGCTGAAGGCTTCGGAAATGGAACTGGAATTCCTGGCCCACCACGACCCGCTGACAAAATTGCCCAACCGCATGCTGTTCCTGTCGCGCCTGCAACACAACATCGAAAAAGCCCGCCGTCAGGCCAACAAGATGGCAGTGTTGATGCTGGATTTGGACCGCTTCAAGGACGTTAACGATAGCTTCGGCCATTTGGCCGGCGACGATTTGCTGCAAATGGTCGCCGAACGCCTGACTACCCGGCTGCGTACCAGCGACACCATTTGCCGGCTCGGCGGTGACGAATTCGTGGTGTTGCTGGAGGAAGTCAACCAACCTGAAACCGTCGCTCATGTGGCCACGCAAATCATCAATGCCTTGAACCAAACTTGGCAACTACCCAGCGGCCATGAAGTACGCATCGGTGTCAGCGTCGGCATCGCCATGTTTCCCGAACACGGCGCTTCGCCGGACGAGTTGATCCAACAAGCCGATACGGCCTTGTATCAAGCCAAAAATGAGGGCCGTAACCGCTTCAAATATTTCTCGGAAGATTTGACCCGCGCCGCGCGGGAACGTATCGATATAGAAATCCGCCTGCGCCAAGCTATCGAGCAAGGCGAATTGCGGGTGTTTTTCCAACCGCAAATTTGCATCGAGAATGGCGCAATTATCGGCGCCGAAGCCTTGGTCCGCTGGCAGACTGCCAGCGGCGAACTGATACCGCCGCTACGCTTCATCCCGATTGCCGAGGAAACCGGTCTGATTACCAGTATCGGCAATTGGGTGTTGAGAGAAACCTGTCACCACGGCCAGCGCTGGCGGCAAGCAGGTTTTCCAGCCTTGCGTCTGGCGGTTAACCTATCGCCGCAACAGTTTTTGCATAGTGATATTAGCGATGTGGTCGCCAGGATTTTGGCAGAGACCGGTTTTCCGGCCGAGTGCCTGGAACTCGAACTCACTGAAAGCGCGTTGATGAAACGGGAAAAAGAAGCTATCGAAATTTTACACAAGCTGCACGGGTTGGGTGTGCATCTGGCCATTGATGATTTCGGCACCGGTTATTCGTCGCTGGCTTATTTGAAACTCTTTCCGCTGGATGTCTTAAAGATCGATAAAAGTTTTATTGAAGACATCCCCAAACACACTGACGATATGGAAATCACCGCGACGATTATCGCCATGGCTAAGACGCTACGCATGCGCGTGGTAGCGGAAGGCGTGGAAACCGCCGAGCAACTGGCTTTTCTGAAAAGCCGGCAATGCGATCTTTACCAAGGTTATCTGGTCAGCAAACCGCTACCGATAGCGGAATTCGAAAAGTTTCTGACCGACTACGCTCTTAACAAAAATATTGAGCCCGTGATGTCGGCTTGA
- a CDS encoding glycosyltransferase produces MARVLYCWELGGGYGHTAAFLPIARQLKSRGHEVVFALKDLEYADTWLAADHFCYLQAPIRWPDSRPQAPASSYPGILQNAGFTDKTGLLTRAKAWQSLYRHVSPDLIVCDHAPTALLAARKFDTPRAGFGTGFFSPPRISPMPNIRPWLRVSDKALNIIESQVLNTTNSVLERLNAPPLRILADLLEFTEDFICTFPELDHYRQYRNAKYWGPTILQTDGMEPIWPSVGAEKLFVYLHPEYPGLEVLLKQLRALPWSILAHIPGTTPAFIEKNSSANLHITPQPVIISAAAKQCDLAICHGGMATLSAFLLSGKPLLALPFQLEQLISAQNLATLGAGTYIAAESKNPNYKTAVTELLRHSKHTQTAQQFADKYAGFSSAQQASDIAKRCEMLMKDAYIKGNS; encoded by the coding sequence ATGGCTAGAGTCCTGTATTGCTGGGAATTAGGGGGCGGCTACGGCCACACCGCCGCATTTCTGCCCATAGCCCGACAACTTAAAAGTCGCGGGCACGAGGTCGTATTCGCGCTTAAAGATTTGGAATACGCCGACACTTGGTTAGCTGCCGATCACTTTTGTTACCTACAAGCCCCGATACGCTGGCCGGACAGTCGTCCGCAAGCGCCAGCCTCCAGTTATCCGGGAATTCTACAAAACGCCGGCTTTACCGATAAAACCGGTCTGTTAACCCGAGCAAAAGCCTGGCAATCCCTTTATCGCCATGTAAGTCCTGACTTGATCGTATGCGACCACGCACCGACCGCGTTACTGGCTGCCCGCAAATTTGACACGCCTCGAGCGGGGTTCGGCACCGGCTTTTTTTCGCCGCCGCGCATCAGTCCGATGCCCAATATTCGCCCCTGGTTGCGCGTTAGCGATAAGGCCTTAAACATTATCGAAAGCCAAGTGTTAAACACGACTAACTCGGTTTTAGAGCGTTTGAATGCACCACCATTAAGGATTTTGGCGGACTTGTTAGAGTTTACGGAAGATTTTATCTGCACGTTTCCGGAGCTGGATCATTATCGGCAATACCGTAACGCAAAATATTGGGGACCCACCATTTTGCAGACGGACGGCATGGAGCCGATCTGGCCGAGCGTCGGAGCCGAAAAATTATTTGTCTATTTGCACCCGGAATATCCCGGCCTGGAAGTGTTGCTAAAACAGTTGCGCGCGTTACCCTGGTCGATATTGGCACACATACCCGGCACAACGCCCGCATTTATAGAAAAAAACAGCAGCGCCAATCTACACATTACTCCACAGCCGGTAATCATCTCGGCTGCTGCCAAACAATGCGATTTGGCTATTTGCCATGGCGGTATGGCGACATTGTCGGCATTTTTGCTGTCCGGCAAACCCTTGCTGGCATTGCCATTTCAGCTGGAACAACTGATCAGCGCTCAAAACCTCGCTACTCTCGGCGCGGGCACTTACATCGCCGCGGAAAGCAAAAATCCCAACTACAAAACAGCCGTAACTGAGCTATTACGCCATTCGAAACACACACAGACCGCCCAACAGTTTGCGGATAAATACGCCGGCTTCTCGTCCGCACAACAAGCTAGCGATATTGCCAAACGCTGCGAGATGTTGATGAAAGACGCTTACATCAAAGGCAATAGCTGA
- a CDS encoding inositol monophosphatase family protein, with translation MPITLEALETIVRAAGDVAMRYFNDLDSLAINKKSARDLVTDADVAVENYLKQALSEHCPEYGFWGEESGQTANQTSRWIVDPIDGTHSFSKGQYFWGISVALEIDGELMMGAVYGPALDDYYCAEKGKGAWKNGKPIRVSDETNLASSMVSTGFACLRQYLEDNNLPRFNRIAQATTGQRRLGSAALDLCTVADGQVDAFWEQELNLYDIAAGVLIAKEAGATITDFKGNPGVFPKQVFATNGKILDQLLPLM, from the coding sequence ATGCCCATCACTCTTGAAGCTTTAGAAACCATCGTCCGCGCGGCCGGCGATGTGGCGATGCGATATTTCAACGATCTGGACTCTCTGGCGATTAACAAAAAAAGCGCTCGCGACTTGGTCACCGATGCCGATGTCGCAGTGGAAAATTATCTGAAACAAGCGCTCAGCGAGCATTGTCCGGAGTACGGTTTTTGGGGGGAGGAAAGCGGCCAAACCGCCAACCAAACCAGCCGCTGGATCGTCGATCCGATCGATGGCACTCATTCATTTTCGAAAGGCCAATATTTTTGGGGCATCAGCGTAGCCTTGGAAATCGACGGTGAATTGATGATGGGCGCGGTTTACGGCCCGGCCTTGGACGATTATTACTGCGCGGAAAAAGGCAAGGGCGCCTGGAAAAACGGCAAGCCTATCCGGGTCTCGGATGAAACCAATCTGGCCAGCAGCATGGTATCTACCGGTTTTGCCTGCCTGCGCCAGTATTTGGAAGATAATAACCTGCCGCGTTTCAATCGCATCGCCCAGGCTACCACCGGCCAACGGCGCTTGGGTTCGGCGGCATTGGATTTATGCACGGTTGCGGATGGCCAGGTCGATGCTTTTTGGGAACAAGAACTCAATCTGTATGACATTGCCGCGGGCGTGTTGATAGCCAAAGAAGCCGGCGCAACCATCACCGATTTTAAAGGCAATCCTGGTGTGTTTCCAAAACAGGTGTTTGCGACTAACGGCAAAATTCTCGATCAGCTATTGCCTTTGATGTAA